One stretch of Corvus hawaiiensis isolate bCorHaw1 chromosome 1, bCorHaw1.pri.cur, whole genome shotgun sequence DNA includes these proteins:
- the SPAG6 gene encoding sperm-associated antigen 6 isoform X2 — MSQRQVLQVFEQYQRARAQFAQAVADLAARPQSIDTLQSAGVVCLLRPLLLDVVPSIRQTTALALGRLADYDVDLAEAVVKAGILPQLICALPEENRYYKRTAAFVLRAIAKHSPQLAQAIVQCGALEMLVICLEDFDPGVKEGASWAFGYIARHNPELSQAVVDAGAVPLLVLCIQEPEIALKRIAASTLSDISKHSPELAQTVVDAGAIAHLAQMIPNPDAKLKRQVLSALSQIAKHSVDLAELVVEAEIFPVVLTCLKDSDEYVKKNGATLIREIAKHTPELSQLIVNSGGVAAVIDCIGSCRGTVRLPGIMTLGYVAAHSENLSMAVIVSKGIPPLCVCLIEEHEDHIKAAAAWALGQIGRHTAEHARHVAVANVLPTLLDIYVDTRSSEDLKMKTKKALKNILQKCTYLPALEPLLHEAPPNIMKHIIGQFSKVLPHDSKARRLFVTTGGLKKVQEIKAEPGSLLQEYINTINNCYPEEIVRYYSPGYSEILLERVEKYQPVL; from the exons GTGTAGTGTGTTTGCTGAGACCTCTTTTGCTGGATGTCGTCCCAAGTATTCGACAGACTACTGCCTTGGCTCTTGGGAGACTTGCTGATTATGACGTGGACCTGGCAGAGGCAGTTGTGAAGGCAGGCATTCTTCCACAGCTCATATGTGCATTGCCTGAGGAGAAT CGTTACTACAAGAGAACAGCTGCATTTGTGCTAAGAGCAATTGCTAAACATTCTCCTCAGCTAGCTCAGGCAATAGTTCAATGTGGAGCACTGGAAATGCTGGTGATTTGCTTGGAAGATTTTGACCCTGGAGTCAAAGAAGGTGCATCTTGGGCATTTGGGTATATTGCCCGACACAATCCAG AACTGTCACAAGCTGTGGTGGATGCAGGCGCTGTTCCTCTTTTAGTGCTCTGTATCCAGGAGCCAGaaattgctttgaaaaggaTTGCTGCTTCAACTCTCAGTGATATTTCAAAGCATTCTCCAGAGTTAGCACAGACAGTAGTGGATGCAGGAGCTATCGCTCACTTAGCTCAGATGATCCCGAACCCTGATGCTAAACTGAAg CGTCAGGTGCTGTCAGCTCTAAGCCAGATAGCAAAGCATTCAGTGGATCTTGCAGAGTTGGTGGTTGAAGCAGAAATTTTCCCAGTTGTGCTCACATGCCTGAAGGATTCAGATGAATATGTCAAGAAAAATGGTGCGACTTTAATTAGAGAGATAGCAAAGCATACGCCTGAG ctttcacAGCTTATAGTAAATTCAGGCGGAGTTGCTGCTGTGATTGATTGTAttggcagctgcagagggactgtcAGACTGCCTGGCATCATGACACTTGGTTATGTGGCGGCTCATTCGGAGAACCTGTCAATGGCAGTGATTGTCTCCAAG GGAATACCACCACTATGTGTCTGCTTGATAGAAGAACATGAAGATCATATtaaggcagcagctgcttgggCCTTGGGACAGATTGGAAGACATACTGCTGAGCATGCACGTCATGTTGCAGTAGCAAAcgtgctgcccacgctgctcgATATCTATGTGGACACACGCAGCTCAGAAGAtcttaaaatgaaa ACTAAGAAAGCCTTAAAGAACATTCTTCAGAAATGCACGTATCTTCCAGCACTTGAACCATTGCTTCATGAGGCTCCTCCCAATATTATGAAGCATATTATTGGGCAGTTTAGTAAG GTGTTACCACATGACAGTAAAGCACGTCGTCTCTTTGTAACAACTGGTGGACTTAAAAAGgttcaggaaataaaagcagaaccTGGGTCACTTCTTCAGGAATATATCAACACTATTAACAATTGCTATCCAGAGGAAATAGTAAG GTATTATTCCCCTGGATATTCTGAGATACTTCTGGAAAGGGTGGAAAAATACCAACCAGTTTTATAA
- the SPAG6 gene encoding sperm-associated antigen 6 isoform X5 → MSQRQVLQVFEQYQRARAQFAQAVADLAARPQSIDTLQSAGVVCLLRPLLLDVVPSIRQTTALALGRLADYDVDLAEAVVKAGILPQLICALPEENRYYKRTAAFVLRAIAKHSPQLAQAIVQCGALEMLVICLEDFDPGVKEGASWAFGYIARHNPELSQAVVDAGAVPLLVLCIQEPEIALKRIAASTLSDISKHSPELAQTVVDAGAIAHLAQMIPNPDAKLKRQVLSALSQIAKHSVDLAELVVEAEIFPVVLTCLKDSDEYVKKNGATLIREIAKHTPELSQLIVNSGGVAAVIDCIGSCRGTVRLPGIMTLGYVAAHSENLSMAVIVSKGIPPLCVCLIEEHEDHIKAAAAWALGQIGRHTAEHARHVAVANVLPTLLDIYVDTRSSEDLKMKTKKALKNILQKCTYLPALEPLLHEAPPNIMKHIIGQFSKGPFQ, encoded by the exons GTGTAGTGTGTTTGCTGAGACCTCTTTTGCTGGATGTCGTCCCAAGTATTCGACAGACTACTGCCTTGGCTCTTGGGAGACTTGCTGATTATGACGTGGACCTGGCAGAGGCAGTTGTGAAGGCAGGCATTCTTCCACAGCTCATATGTGCATTGCCTGAGGAGAAT CGTTACTACAAGAGAACAGCTGCATTTGTGCTAAGAGCAATTGCTAAACATTCTCCTCAGCTAGCTCAGGCAATAGTTCAATGTGGAGCACTGGAAATGCTGGTGATTTGCTTGGAAGATTTTGACCCTGGAGTCAAAGAAGGTGCATCTTGGGCATTTGGGTATATTGCCCGACACAATCCAG AACTGTCACAAGCTGTGGTGGATGCAGGCGCTGTTCCTCTTTTAGTGCTCTGTATCCAGGAGCCAGaaattgctttgaaaaggaTTGCTGCTTCAACTCTCAGTGATATTTCAAAGCATTCTCCAGAGTTAGCACAGACAGTAGTGGATGCAGGAGCTATCGCTCACTTAGCTCAGATGATCCCGAACCCTGATGCTAAACTGAAg CGTCAGGTGCTGTCAGCTCTAAGCCAGATAGCAAAGCATTCAGTGGATCTTGCAGAGTTGGTGGTTGAAGCAGAAATTTTCCCAGTTGTGCTCACATGCCTGAAGGATTCAGATGAATATGTCAAGAAAAATGGTGCGACTTTAATTAGAGAGATAGCAAAGCATACGCCTGAG ctttcacAGCTTATAGTAAATTCAGGCGGAGTTGCTGCTGTGATTGATTGTAttggcagctgcagagggactgtcAGACTGCCTGGCATCATGACACTTGGTTATGTGGCGGCTCATTCGGAGAACCTGTCAATGGCAGTGATTGTCTCCAAG GGAATACCACCACTATGTGTCTGCTTGATAGAAGAACATGAAGATCATATtaaggcagcagctgcttgggCCTTGGGACAGATTGGAAGACATACTGCTGAGCATGCACGTCATGTTGCAGTAGCAAAcgtgctgcccacgctgctcgATATCTATGTGGACACACGCAGCTCAGAAGAtcttaaaatgaaa ACTAAGAAAGCCTTAAAGAACATTCTTCAGAAATGCACGTATCTTCCAGCACTTGAACCATTGCTTCATGAGGCTCCTCCCAATATTATGAAGCATATTATTGGGCAGTTTAGTAAG GGCCCCTTCCAATAG
- the SPAG6 gene encoding sperm-associated antigen 6 isoform X3, with translation MSQRQVLQGVVCLLRPLLLDVVPSIRQTTALALGRLADYDVDLAEAVVKAGILPQLICALPEENRYYKRTAAFVLRAIAKHSPQLAQAIVQCGALEMLVICLEDFDPGVKEGASWAFGYIARHNPELSQAVVDAGAVPLLVLCIQEPEIALKRIAASTLSDISKHSPELAQTVVDAGAIAHLAQMIPNPDAKLKRQVLSALSQIAKHSVDLAELVVEAEIFPVVLTCLKDSDEYVKKNGATLIREIAKHTPELSQLIVNSGGVAAVIDCIGSCRGTVRLPGIMTLGYVAAHSENLSMAVIVSKGIPPLCVCLIEEHEDHIKAAAAWALGQIGRHTAEHARHVAVANVLPTLLDIYVDTRSSEDLKMKTKKALKNILQKCTYLPALEPLLHEAPPNIMKHIIGQFSKVLPHDSKARRLFVTTGGLKKVQEIKAEPGSLLQEYINTINNCYPEEIVSASFLHQAGNIFSVLTASLSPSCSWRC, from the exons GTGTAGTGTGTTTGCTGAGACCTCTTTTGCTGGATGTCGTCCCAAGTATTCGACAGACTACTGCCTTGGCTCTTGGGAGACTTGCTGATTATGACGTGGACCTGGCAGAGGCAGTTGTGAAGGCAGGCATTCTTCCACAGCTCATATGTGCATTGCCTGAGGAGAAT CGTTACTACAAGAGAACAGCTGCATTTGTGCTAAGAGCAATTGCTAAACATTCTCCTCAGCTAGCTCAGGCAATAGTTCAATGTGGAGCACTGGAAATGCTGGTGATTTGCTTGGAAGATTTTGACCCTGGAGTCAAAGAAGGTGCATCTTGGGCATTTGGGTATATTGCCCGACACAATCCAG AACTGTCACAAGCTGTGGTGGATGCAGGCGCTGTTCCTCTTTTAGTGCTCTGTATCCAGGAGCCAGaaattgctttgaaaaggaTTGCTGCTTCAACTCTCAGTGATATTTCAAAGCATTCTCCAGAGTTAGCACAGACAGTAGTGGATGCAGGAGCTATCGCTCACTTAGCTCAGATGATCCCGAACCCTGATGCTAAACTGAAg CGTCAGGTGCTGTCAGCTCTAAGCCAGATAGCAAAGCATTCAGTGGATCTTGCAGAGTTGGTGGTTGAAGCAGAAATTTTCCCAGTTGTGCTCACATGCCTGAAGGATTCAGATGAATATGTCAAGAAAAATGGTGCGACTTTAATTAGAGAGATAGCAAAGCATACGCCTGAG ctttcacAGCTTATAGTAAATTCAGGCGGAGTTGCTGCTGTGATTGATTGTAttggcagctgcagagggactgtcAGACTGCCTGGCATCATGACACTTGGTTATGTGGCGGCTCATTCGGAGAACCTGTCAATGGCAGTGATTGTCTCCAAG GGAATACCACCACTATGTGTCTGCTTGATAGAAGAACATGAAGATCATATtaaggcagcagctgcttgggCCTTGGGACAGATTGGAAGACATACTGCTGAGCATGCACGTCATGTTGCAGTAGCAAAcgtgctgcccacgctgctcgATATCTATGTGGACACACGCAGCTCAGAAGAtcttaaaatgaaa ACTAAGAAAGCCTTAAAGAACATTCTTCAGAAATGCACGTATCTTCCAGCACTTGAACCATTGCTTCATGAGGCTCCTCCCAATATTATGAAGCATATTATTGGGCAGTTTAGTAAG GTGTTACCACATGACAGTAAAGCACGTCGTCTCTTTGTAACAACTGGTGGACTTAAAAAGgttcaggaaataaaagcagaaccTGGGTCACTTCTTCAGGAATATATCAACACTATTAACAATTGCTATCCAGAGGAAATAGTAAG